The following coding sequences lie in one Geitlerinema sp. PCC 9228 genomic window:
- a CDS encoding helix-turn-helix domain-containing protein codes for MLTLSYEFQLKPTSRQAQMMESWWEICRQVGNDGLREREDGLKSRKSPVNACRLGGEYIIPADPPRPTSASQCQTLTPAKKDHPQLKIPQSQVLQQMLRRCVLSVVNTKPAVEAKQTSQICPHCGVHTGKKPLSQ; via the coding sequence ATGTTGACTCTCAGCTATGAATTTCAACTCAAGCCGACATCCCGCCAGGCTCAAATGATGGAGTCGTGGTGGGAAATCTGTCGGCAAGTTGGCAATGATGGGCTGAGAGAACGCGAAGATGGGCTCAAATCCCGAAAATCGCCTGTCAACGCCTGTCGTCTGGGAGGCGAGTACATCATTCCTGCCGATCCCCCTCGCCCTACCTCTGCCAGTCAGTGCCAGACATTAACACCAGCCAAGAAAGACCATCCCCAATTAAAAATCCCCCAATCGCAAGTTTTGCAGCAAATGCTTCGGCGGTGTGTTTTAAGCGTGGTAAATACTAAGCCTGCAGTAGAGGCCAAACAGACCAGTCAAATTTGTCCCCATTGTGGTGTCCATACGGGGAAAAAGCCGCTTTCTCAAAG
- a CDS encoding endonuclease V: MDTHLVANFPVPENLETAQRLQTELAQKLILAGDTEHITHIAALDASIKQGEDLVAAAVLWDMERQEAVEVGIARIPGDEVFPYVPGFLSFREAPVYLAALAELSPRWQLLLVDGQGIAHPRSLGIAAHLGVYLDMPAIGVAKSWLYGKARGELDDKKGAAVSLFGEVCGQKQQVGWRFRSRTHVKPVYVSPGHRLDCVGALAFVRQVLGKTKLPEPLRKAHYWAGRARKEQLKGCFTLVE; the protein is encoded by the coding sequence ATGGACACTCATCTTGTTGCCAATTTCCCCGTACCGGAAAATTTAGAAACTGCCCAACGCTTGCAAACGGAACTCGCCCAAAAGCTTATTTTAGCGGGAGATACAGAGCATATAACTCATATAGCGGCATTGGATGCTTCCATCAAACAAGGAGAAGACCTCGTGGCGGCGGCGGTGTTGTGGGATATGGAGAGGCAAGAAGCTGTCGAAGTCGGGATTGCTCGCATTCCGGGAGATGAAGTGTTTCCCTATGTACCGGGTTTTTTATCTTTTCGGGAAGCACCGGTATATTTGGCAGCATTGGCAGAACTGTCGCCGCGGTGGCAATTGTTGTTGGTAGACGGCCAGGGCATTGCCCATCCCCGCAGTTTGGGGATTGCAGCTCATTTAGGTGTTTATTTGGATATGCCAGCGATTGGGGTAGCGAAAAGTTGGTTGTATGGGAAGGCAAGGGGCGAGTTAGATGATAAAAAAGGGGCAGCGGTGTCTTTATTTGGCGAAGTTTGCGGACAAAAACAGCAAGTGGGTTGGCGGTTTCGTTCTCGCACGCATGTGAAGCCAGTTTATGTTTCTCCGGGACATCGTTTGGATTGTGTTGGTGCTTTGGCGTTTGTTCGTCAGGTTTTGGGGAAGACAAAATTGCCAGAACCCTTACGAAAAGCTCATTATTGGGCAGGTCGCGCTCGCAAGGAACAGTTAAAGGGATGTTTTACTTTGGTTGAATAA
- a CDS encoding aspartate kinase, with translation MAVIVQKYGGTSVGSVERIQAVAQRIDQTARAGHSVVVVVSAMGKTTNQLVDLAHQITSTPSRREMDMLLSTGEQVSIALMSMALHELGTEAVSLTGAQVGIVTEAEHTRARILQIDTQRLQQHLDKGKVVVVAGFQGVSDRDNLEITTLGRGGSDTTAVALAAALPADTCEIYTDVPGILTADPRHVSDAQLMSEITCDEMLELASLGAKVLHPRAVEIARNYGVPLVVRSSWTEDPGTKVISPAHTPRVLQGLELVHPVDAVEFDTDQAKVALLRVGDRPGIAARMFGEIGRQEIDVDLIIQSIHEGNTNDIAFTVGQEMLKRAESVAHAIAPVLRSEPQNSQEAEVMVDPQVAKVGIAGAGIIGRPGVAARMFTALSSVGINIQMISTSEVKVSCVIDAEQCDRAIEVLCETFELDSSPVALSHVPMQEQPAVRGAALDMKQASLGIIGVPDRPGMAAKIFQTLAEKGICVDTIIQSQRCRVVDGLPRRDIAFTLPEADLEEAQAVLADLASTVAYGEVVVNRAIAKVSVVGSGMVGHPGVAAKMFSVLASSGINIQMISTSEIKISCVVDAEQGVKALQAIHAAFNLSQPQQMAVSH, from the coding sequence ATGGCGGTAATTGTACAAAAATACGGTGGTACCTCCGTGGGGTCGGTAGAGAGAATCCAAGCCGTAGCCCAACGCATCGACCAAACAGCGCGCGCCGGTCATTCCGTGGTGGTGGTGGTTTCTGCCATGGGCAAAACCACCAACCAACTGGTGGATTTAGCCCATCAAATCACCTCAACCCCCAGCCGTCGGGAAATGGACATGCTGTTGAGTACCGGCGAACAGGTTTCCATTGCTTTGATGAGCATGGCCCTGCACGAACTGGGCACCGAAGCGGTTTCCCTCACGGGGGCGCAGGTGGGCATTGTTACCGAAGCCGAACATACCCGCGCGCGGATTTTGCAAATCGATACCCAACGGCTACAGCAACATTTGGATAAAGGCAAAGTGGTGGTGGTGGCTGGTTTCCAAGGGGTTAGCGATCGCGATAATTTAGAAATTACCACCCTCGGTAGGGGCGGTTCCGACACCACAGCTGTTGCCCTGGCGGCAGCCTTACCGGCAGATACCTGCGAAATCTACACCGACGTACCGGGGATTTTAACCGCCGACCCCCGCCATGTTAGCGATGCCCAGCTCATGTCCGAAATTACCTGCGACGAAATGCTGGAACTGGCGAGTTTGGGGGCTAAAGTACTGCATCCGCGGGCGGTGGAAATTGCCCGCAACTATGGGGTCCCGTTGGTGGTACGTTCCAGTTGGACGGAGGATCCGGGAACCAAGGTCATTTCGCCGGCACATACCCCGAGAGTGTTGCAGGGGTTGGAACTGGTTCACCCGGTGGATGCGGTGGAATTTGACACCGATCAGGCAAAAGTGGCCTTGCTGCGGGTGGGCGATCGCCCGGGGATTGCAGCGCGCATGTTTGGCGAAATTGGCCGGCAGGAAATTGATGTGGATCTAATTATTCAATCTATCCACGAAGGCAACACCAATGATATTGCTTTTACCGTCGGTCAGGAAATGCTCAAGCGAGCGGAATCTGTCGCTCACGCCATTGCCCCGGTATTACGTAGCGAACCGCAAAATTCCCAAGAAGCAGAAGTGATGGTGGACCCGCAGGTGGCCAAAGTGGGCATTGCTGGGGCAGGAATCATCGGACGCCCGGGGGTGGCGGCGCGGATGTTTACGGCGTTGTCTTCGGTAGGCATTAACATTCAGATGATTTCTACTTCCGAGGTGAAAGTGAGCTGCGTTATCGATGCCGAACAGTGCGATCGCGCCATTGAAGTTCTATGCGAAACCTTTGAATTGGATTCGTCGCCGGTTGCCCTCTCCCACGTTCCCATGCAGGAACAACCAGCGGTACGGGGGGCAGCGTTGGATATGAAACAAGCCAGTTTGGGAATTATTGGCGTTCCCGACCGACCGGGGATGGCGGCGAAAATTTTCCAAACCCTGGCAGAAAAAGGGATTTGTGTCGATACGATTATTCAATCCCAACGCTGTCGGGTGGTGGATGGTTTGCCGCGACGGGATATTGCTTTTACTTTGCCGGAAGCCGATTTGGAAGAAGCACAAGCCGTGTTGGCGGATTTGGCATCGACGGTGGCTTATGGGGAAGTTGTGGTCAATCGCGCGATCGCTAAAGTCAGCGTAGTAGGTTCCGGTATGGTGGGACATCCCGGCGTTGCTGCCAAAATGTTTTCCGTCTTAGCATCCTCAGGGATCAATATCCAAATGATTTCCACATCGGAGATAAAAATCAGTTGCGTGGTCGATGCCGAACAAGGTGTCAAAGCCTTGCAAGCGATTCATGCTGCCTTCAATCTTTCTCAACCCCAGCAGATGGCTGTATCTCATTGA